A genomic stretch from Nymphalis io chromosome 25, ilAglIoxx1.1, whole genome shotgun sequence includes:
- the LOC126778237 gene encoding luciferin sulfotransferase, which translates to MRTIPKLTFSKLDDETGNKLDQMFEKQDCMVEINPGRVILPADYMTIGQDILDMEVLESDVWMLSYPRTGSTWAQEMVWLIGHDLDYEGAKSLQQIRCPLVELSCIMVDGHAEWHDESVRGTSVDLVKYRLPHPRYIRSHLPWDLLPLDILNEDGSVKPKVIYTSRNPKDMVVSYYHYCTLVHGLKGTFEEFCDLFMRDRAPFGPVWNHILGFWKRRNDPNILFIKFEEMKRDLPNVVRRTAKFLNKTMSDEDVYKLCDHLSFQNMKTNRAVNLEAILEKSFGKNYLEQTSLRFIRKGEIGDWKNYMSDDLSRRFDDWAEQNLKGSELSFE; encoded by the exons ATGAGGACTATACCCAAATTAACTTTTTCGAAGCTCGATGATGAGACGGGGAATAAGTTAGACCAGATGTTCGAAAAGCAGGATTGTATGGTGGAGATAAACCCTGGACGGGTTATACTGCCAGCGGATTACATGACTATAGGTCAGGATATACTGGACATGGAGGTGTTAGAAAGCGATGTTTGGATGCTCTCTTATCCAAGAACTG ggtCGACATGGGCTCAGGAAATGGTTTGGTTGATCGGTCACGATTTAGATTACGAAGGCGCGAAATCTCTTCAGCAG ATACGTTGCCCTCTAGTAGAACTGTCGTGTATTATGGTGGATGGCCACGCGGAATGGCACGACGAATCCGTGAGAGGTACATCGGTAGACCTCGTGAAGTATCGTTTGCCACATCCTCGCTACATTCGCAGTCATCTGCCTTGGGACCTATTGCCCCTCGATATATTGAATGAGGATGGCTCCGTTAAACCGAAG GTTATTTATACTTCCCGTAATCCAAAGGACATGGTTGTCTCATATTACCATTACTGCACTCTCGTTCACGGATTAAAGGGGACTTTCGAGGAATTTTGCGATCTCTTTATGAGGGACAGAGCTCCATTTGGGCCCGTGTGGAATCATATACTTG ggTTTTGGAAAAGACGCAATGATCCGAATATTCTCTTTATCAAGTTTGAAGAAATGAAGCGCGATTTACCGAACGTCGTCAGAAGGACCGCTAaattcttaaacaaaacaatGTCTGATGAGGATGTCTACAAATTGTGTGACCATCTGTCCTTCCAGAACATGAAAACAAACCGTGCGGTAAACTTGGAAGCGATTCTAGAAAAATCCTTCGGGAAAAATTATCTAGAACAAACTTCGTTGAGATTTATAAGAAAGGGTGAAATTGGCGATTGGAAAAACTATATGTCAGACGATCTGTCGAGACGATTTGATGATTGGGCCGAGCAAAATCTCAAGGGCAGCGAATTGAGTTTCGAATGA
- the LOC126778304 gene encoding 28S ribosomal protein S10, mitochondrial, translating to MNAIRGLWRSTPLVRNVMLNKTALTRSFASATITPVTPIDVPPAVELDKLYKRVELEMRGIDPAVLLSYSWFCIAAASHLGIEVTKSWALRKAEKERHTLLRCVHIYKKHRVQYEIRTYFRFIHLQRLTGSTCDTFLEYIERNLPEGCALKVTKVECQKMPDHITPPQE from the exons atgaacGCTATAAGA ggTTTATGGCGATCTACACCACTAGTACGAAATGTAATGCTTAATAAAACTGCCTTGACCAGGTCTTTTGCTTCAGCGACTATAACTCCTGTGACACCCATAGATGTACCACCTGCGGTCGAATTAGATAAACTATACAAGAGAGTAGAATTGGAGATGCGGGGTATTGACCCTGCTGTACTTTTAAGTTATTCCTGGTTTTGTATTGCTGCTGCATCGCATTTAGGCATTGAAGTTACTAAAAG cTGGGCCTTGAGGAAAGCAGAAAAGGAAAGACACACATTATTGAGATGTGTTCATATCTACAAAAAGCACAGGGTGCAATATGAAATAAGGACATACTTCAGATTTATTCATTTACAAAGACTCACTGGTTCAACATGTGACACATTTTTGGAATACATCGAACGTAACCTTCCAGAAGGTTGTGCTCTTAAAGTCACAAAAGTGGAATGCCAAAAAATGCCTGATCATATAACACCACCTCAAGAATAA
- the LOC126778221 gene encoding gastrula zinc finger protein XlCGF17.1-like: MVGHLMLLKILHYKLHGKKRTRNNEKLEISNSSSETKVPFIKKEINYVDDMQTTCRVCLKEGDIPIYGNEIAEDISKDLCTFGEIEVSADDNYPKFICQACNVLLQNALLLRKTAQQSDKILRQPHENDNDDNLMRNDDFSCFEENGAKNQSSEYYCRKCDLNFNTFEEYSGHRLSDEHENMRQTCPICKNSYATLYFRRHMALHKVDTPYMCDICGKKFIVQGQFTRHRMTHFYNLPFECSLCPYRGRFKESLKMHMRSHTGEKPYQCSQCPARFVNKSNLNKHLLTHKGDHDFKCESCGRGFYTKRDLDLHFKVDHTGIKDHVCNICGKAFGYRKQMMKHQLKVHKREKFRSGRMPLYLQYESKKDLPE, translated from the coding sequence ATGGTAGGACATCTCATGTtgctaaaaatattacattacaaattacATGGCAAAAAAAGAACGAGAAATAATGAAAAGTTAGAAATTAGTAATAGTTCTTCAGAAACAAAGGTACCAtttattaaaaaggaaattaacTATGTTGATGATATGCAAACTACTTGTAGAGTTTGCTTAAAAGAAGGAGACATTCCTATTTATGGTAACGAGATAGCAGAAGATATTTCAAAAGACCTTTGCACGTTTGGAGAAATTGAAGTCTCTGCTGACGATAATTATCCTAAATTTATCTGCCAAGCCTGCAATGTACTCCTGCAAAATGCATTATTACTTAGAAAAACAGCACAACAGTCGGACAAGATTCTACGTCAGCCACATGAAAATGACAACGACGACAATTTAATGAGAAACGACGATTTTAGCTGCTTCGAGGAAAATGGGGCTAAAAATCAATCAAGTGAATACTATTGCAGAAAATgtgacttaaattttaatacttttgaaGAATACAGTGGACATAGGCTATCGGATGAACATGAAAACATGCGACAAACATGTCCGATTTGCAAGAATTCCTAtgctacattatattttagaagGCATATGGCTCTACATAAGGTAGATACACCATACATGTGTGATATATGTGGAAAGAAATTTATTGTTCAAGGTCAGTTTACAAGACATCGAATGACTCATTTCTATAATCTTCCGTTTGAATGTTCATTGTGTCCTTATAGGGGGAGGTTTAAAGAGTCCTTGAAAATGCACATGCGCTCCCACACTGGAGAGAAGCCGTACCAATGCAGTCAGTGTCCAGCTCGTTTTGTTAACAAAAGTAATCTTAACAAACACTTGCTCACTCATAAAGGGGACCATGATTTCAAATGTGAATCATGCGGAAGAGGGTTTTATACCAAAAGAGATTTGGATTTGCATTTCAAAGTAGATCATACTGGCATAAAAGACCATGTGTGCAATATATGTGGGAAAGCATTTGGGTATAGGAAACAGATGATGAAACATCAGCTTAAAGTTCATAAAAGGGAGAAATTTAGAAGTGGACGTATGCCTCTATATTTGCAGTATGAGTCTAAAAAAGACTTGCctgaatga
- the LOC126778326 gene encoding dynein light chain roadblock-type 2, with protein sequence MANEAEETVRKLSLHRGVVGVIVVNGEGIPIKTTLDNHVSVQYAGLMSALVDKAKAVVRDLDPSNDLTFLRIRSMKTEVMVAPDKDFILIVVQSPAD encoded by the coding sequence ATGGCGAATGAAGCAGAAGAGACTGTTCGCAAACTATCCCTGCATCGAGGTGTTGTAGGAGTTATTGTTGTTAATGGAGAAGGAATACCTATCAAAACGACGTTAGATAATCATGTGTCCGTTCAATATGCGGGTTTAATGAGTGCCTTAGTAGATAAAGCGAAGGCTGTAGTAAGAGATCTTGATCCGTCAAACGATTTAACTTTTCTCCGTATTAGAAGCATGAAAACTGAAGTTATGGTCGCACcagataaagattttattttaatagtagtaCAAAGCCCAGCTGATTGA
- the LOC126778333 gene encoding transmembrane protein 216-like, with product MSKMTNVNSSLAYEILLYLNSFYLGMFFVCEIAMGILKAINVSYPENALWTEAGIFCLLCLVEVIRIFLGRRGNLASKKVPVFFSVLLTIPCAVGVCYFLIYQTYILRLEYIWCAVMLMFHALELTFAILFIFTVCKNQQYE from the exons ATGTCTAAAATGACTAACGTAAACTCGAGTCTGGCTTATGAAATATTGCTTTACCTAAATTCTTTCTATTTGGGAATGTTTTTCGTATGTGAAATCGCTATGGGAATATTAAAGGCGATAAATGTGTCATATCCAGAAAATGCCCTATGGACTGAAGCAGGAATATTTTGTTTGCTTTGTCTAGTTGAAGTAATACGTATTTTTCTAGGAAGACGTGGAAATTTAGCCAGTAAAA AAGTTCCTGTGTTTTTTTCTGTGTTATTGACAATACCTTGTGCAGTTGGTGTGTGTTATTTCCTCATTTACCAAACATATATACTAAGACTAGAATACATATGGTGCGCTGTGATGTTAATGTTCCATGCCCTGGAACTTACTTTTgccattttattcatttttacgGTGTGTAAAAACCAACAGTATGAATAG